Genomic window (Cellulosilyticum lentocellum DSM 5427):
TCCTATTATTGAAAAAGCCCTTGAACTTGGTGGTTTCAAAGAAGATCAAGAACCACATGAAATTTTAGTAGGCTTTGGTCACCATGCTACCCTCTCCCATGCAGAAACTATCGTTAACGCCGTTAAGTCTGGTCAGATTAGGCACTTCTTTGTGATAGGTGGCTGTGATGGTGCTAGACCTGGAAGAAACTACTATACTGATTTCGCTAAAATTGTACCAGAGGATTGTATTATCTTAACCTTAGCTTGTGGTAAATATCGCTTTAATAAATTAGATTTTGGAACAGTAGCAGGTCTTCCAAGGTTGTTAGACGTCGGTCAATGTAATGATGTTTATTCTGCTGTTGCTATCGCTACTGGCTTAGCCGATGCTTTTGAAACAGATGTCAATGGCTTACCTCTTTCTGTCATTTTATCTTGGTATGAACAAAAGGCTGTTGCTGACCTACTAGCTCTTCTTTCATTAGGTGTTAAAAATATCTACTTAGGACCAAGCCTTCCTGCTTTTATCAGTCCTAAGGTCTTACAATATCTTGTAGATACATTTAATTTAACACCTATTAGTACTCCTGATGATGATTTAAAAACTTGTTTAAAGCAATGCTTATAACTTTTTCTTAACTTATTAAACGCCTGAGTTTCTGATTAAATGTTCAGAGACTCAGGCGTTTATGGCTAGCATCACTACTTACTCACATATTTGTCCTTTAATGATTTCTAATACATAATTTTTAAATGTCTCAAAACTTGTAGGATCGCAAGAAGTGCCTTTATGCATTGACTTTGTATAAAAATTGTATTCTACATTTCCATAGTTAAAGATCGGACTTGTTAAAATAAAGCTAAATTCTGTAACTCTATAAGTTATTGCTTTTTTCATGGCTTCTCTACAAATTTCAAGTAAAGCGTCACTCTCTTCTAATTTTTGATCTGCTGTTAGTTTAAGGATGAAGCTTAATAAACGATATCCCCCATTCAACGGAAACATTTCTCCTCTTCCTGTATCAAATAATTTTCCTGTGTTATGAAAGTACTTGAGATTTCTAAAACTGATATTCTTGTATACCTCCTCTACCTCTAATCCATCTAGCTGCAGAGATTTTGCATGGTCACTTATACTTTCCCAGCTTGTATCCTGCATACTTCTGTTGTTTTTAACTATTTTTTCGAACTCCTTATAAGCATCCTCTATTTTCTTATCTGTATAAATAACTGTTTCGTTAACAACTACATTATATTCTCCATTATCATAAACTAAAGCTACTTTACTACTCATATCAATCTCCTTTCGATATATAATAATAATTATTATATCATATAGATTATTTTATTGATATGTTTATTGTATATCTGTCACTTCTTCATACCTACTATTCTACCGTAGCTTCAATCTACTTAATGAACGCCTCATATTAATGTGGGAATTCATTTCAATGTTCTCTAATAAACCCTCTACTATAATAAGACTAATTTGTTATCTTAAAAGCTTCTATAATTCGGCTTAAATCATCTGAGTAATGTTCATATGATATGCTGTCCTAAGTTTAATTTTCTCCATCATTTTAAATTATCTAATAAGTAGCCTACTTATTTCTGCTATTTTCTCATTAGCGATGACTTTGTTGTATTCAATCTTCTATATATTTTATTAAATACACATTACTCGTTTTAGTTTTACAATTAAGAAGAAGGGTTTTTTCACACTTTCATCAAATTATTATCAAGATTTCATCAAATTTAACATCTATACTTAATGATATAAATACCTCATGTGCGCCTCTAAACACATGCGGTCGATCTTATTCAATTTAACTACATAAATGGGGGGTTTAACAATGAATTTGAAAAAGTTTTTATATGGTCTATTATCTGCCACTTTAGTAGTATCATCTGTTACACCTGTTTTCGCAGCCGAAACAGTTACTACTACCTCTTCTCAAACACAAATTTCATCTGAGGAAGTAACCATTTCTTTATCTGACACTTCAATTTTAGTCAATGGTGAATCAGCTTCAACTGATAACAACGATGCTGTTTATACAAGCCACGATATTATTTATTATGAAGATAAAGATACTTACGATAGTGGTAATGCTTATGGTGAAGGTACTGCAGAGGATAAACATAGCAGCGAAGAAGCCCTTAAGCATACTGTTGTTAATATCACCAAGCCAGGTACATACCGTATTTCAGGTCAACTTTCTTACGGACAGATTTTTGTAAATGTAGGAAAAGACGAGGCCGACAAAGTTACACTCATTCTTGATCATGTAGATATCAACTGCAGCGTTGCACCTGCGGTCTTCTTCTATCAAGTATATGAATGTGATGCTGATGCCACTGTCGAAACTGCAACGAATCAGGTAGATACTTCAAATGCTGGTGCACGTGTTATTATTGCTGATGATTCTGTGAATCATGTGACAGGCTCATATGTTGCACGTATTTATAAAGATACTACAGAGCAAAAGAAACTTCATAAGTATGATGGCGCTTTCTACTCTCGCATGAGTATGGAAATTGATGGTGAGACCAAAGGAAATGGTGTTCTTAACATTACTTCTGATAATGAAGGTTTAGATACTGAACTTCACCTAACTATTAACGGTGGAAAAATTAATATTCAATCTTCTGATGATGGAATCAACGTCAATGAAGATGGTATTAGCGTCTTTACAATGAACGATGGTTACTTAAATATTTACGCAGGTAATGGTTCGGAAGGAGACGGTATTGATTCTAATGGTTGGAATGTCATTAACGGTGGAACTGTTATTTCTTTAGCTAATCCAAAAAGCATGGATGGTGGTATTGACTCAGATATGGGTTCAACAATCAATGGCGGAACAGTCATTGGTGCTGGTAATATGTATGATCCTTTAGAGGATGATTCCAAGCAGCTTTTCATGTTCCTTCAATTAGCTGAAAAAACAGATCAATTACTTGTTGTCACTGATGAAAAAGATAATCCTGTTTTTGCTTATGATTTTCCAAATGACTATACATACATTTCATTGAGTACCCCTACATTAACAGAAGGAACTTACCATGTTTATAAAGGTGGTACCATCAAGGGAACTGAAACAGATGGCTTCTACACCACCATTACTTCTTACTTTGAAGGCACTAAGCTTCATCATGGTGGAACTTCTACAAACCAAAATATAGGTATGATGACACCTCCACAAGATGGCAATGGACCAAGCTTCTCCACAAATGGAACTCCTCCTGAAATACCAGACAATACTCAAATGCCTAATCAAGGCCAGTCACAGCCAACACCTCCTGAAGGTATAGGAAATGGTGAGCGTCCTACACCTCCTGAAGGTATAACAAATGGTGAACCTCCTACACTTCCTGAGGGTATGGCAAATGGTGAACCTCCTGCACCTCCTGAGGGTATGGCAAATGGCGGAGGCTTTGGAGGCCCACAAGGTATGCAAAGTTCCAGCGAGACAGAAAACTATGATTTTGTACTAAGTGCATCTAACAAAGGCTTCACTAATGTTTCAAGTACAACAGCTACAGGTAACACAGCTAGTACAACGCCAAGTAGCACTACCACAAATACAGTTGGCACCACTAGCTTTTCAGATGTAAAAGGTGACAGTTGGTATGCCCAAGCAGTTACTTTCTGCAAAAATAAAGGCTTAATGGGCGGCACTTCATCAACTACCTTCTCACCCTCTGCTCCGGTTACACGTGAAATGTTTGCTACTATTCTTTACCGCTTAGCAGGTTCACCTAACGTTACTACTCCTACTTCATTTACTGATGTTAAAAATGAATCCGCTTACTATTACAAGTCTGTTTCATGGGCTAATCAATCAGGTATTACCAAAGGCATTAGCTCAAATGCATTTGGCGTAGGCCAATCTATTACTGTTCAAGATGCTGTCGTTATGTTAGAGCGTTATGGAAAAGGTGGTGACCTCACTCAAGTAGAAAATGTTTCCTCTACTAGTACATCACCAGCAACTCGTGCACAAATTGCGGCACTATTAATGCAGTATTGCAACAACTAAATAAGCATCTATCTTAATCACTTGAATTTATATTATTTCCAGTTTGGTAGCCCTAGTTTTATTAAATCTATCTATTCAATCTTTACTTTTTTTCGAGGCAACCTTCTATTTCTTTAAGTGTCTTTAATCCCTTAGCTATTTCAAAGTAAAGGACTAAGCTACAATTCCCCATAACTTAGTCCTTTATCTTTTCCTATTTTATTAATAAATCTTCCCTATCTTATAGTAACATCTGTAATGATTACCTCACTTACACCACTACCAAGGTTTCCACCGAATGTATAGCTTTCACCTGCTGCTAATTGAGGTTGCCATGCTGGATTGGTAATCGTATATGTTTTGCCTGATTGGTTCGCTAGTTCTGCACTCCATATAGAGTCGATTGGGCGATTGATTGTAAATGTACAAGTCCAACCATTTAAATCTTTTCCTGTTGTATTCTTGATTGTAAATTCAACAGTTGCACCACTATTCCAATCTGATACCACCTTGACAGCCATCACATCATCCGTAGGATTAGTAGGTTGTGAAGGTTCAGTTGGATTCTCGCTACCAGGTGCCTGACATGCTTCAAATACCCATGTTTGATTACTTGCACCATAGTATTCATATTGCTGCACATTAGCACCATCTGTTACTGCTTTGTTAGCAACATCTAATCCCTTAGTATCTGCTGAAGCTCTTGTAACAACTCCATATACATTTTGTGTGGATGTTTTTACAACTTTAAAATCTTGTGCACTCATATTATTTGCAGAATATACTTGGATATTAGTACCATTCTTATTTTCACCATAGCATACATCTAGCATATAACCTAAACCATTCTTTAAAGTTACATATCCTTCAGTTTTATTGGTTAAGTACCATTTTTGACTTGCTGCACCTGTACCTTGAGCAATCTCTACGTTCTGTCCATTTGCTCCTGTATTTCCTTGTACTTGTAAATATTTTTGAGCATTAATATTCTTAATATAATACCATCCATCTGCTAATTTAGCAGCTTCTAAGCTTGGTTTCTCCGGTTCTGTTGGTTGCCCCGGATCAACTGATGTGCCGCTTGTGAAACCTGCTTCTTCTAAGAGCTGAAGATTATTCCATAAACTTGGACTCCAAACACTCCAATCATGCCCTCTCCCTTGTAAAGTCCAATAAACATGATTAATTTGTCTAGACTGACAGAAGTTATGTATATTATCACCAAATGTCTTTAATGAATCGGTACTTCCACAAGAAATGAATAGCAATTTTAAAGAGCTTTTTGCTTTTGCCCCATTATCAGGGAATAATACATTAGTTGCTTTAGTATTAGGTGCTGCTGAATAGCCTCCTATATAAGCAAATACATCAAGGTTAGTAAAGCCAATATTATAAGTCTGACCACCACCCATTGAAAGACCTGAAATCGCTCTATGTTCACGATCTGTATAGACTGAATAATTCTTTTCTATATAAGGTATTAAGGAGTTTACTAAATCCTTCGTGAAGTTTTCCCAACCATCACTTATACCTGTACCTGTTGCATTGCCATTTGGAAATACAATAATAGATGGTTTAATTTTTCCATCTGCTATTAAATTATCAGCAATAAGATTAGGTTTTCCATTGTAAGGCCATTCATTTTCATTGCCTCCAATACCGTGTAATAAATAAAGAACGCTATATTTTTGATTACTAGAGTACCCAGGTGGTAAATAAATTTTCGCTTTACGCATACTATTAGTTGCTGTTGAATAATAAGTAATCTCATTTATCACACCATGTGGAATATTAGATCTAAGACTATCATACCCTGTTGGCGGTATAACTGGTGTTGATGCAGCAAATGTATTTTGTGGTAATGCTATGCAAAGAAGAAGTGCTACTAAATACATTTTTAAAATACTAAGTATTGGTTTCTTAATCATTTTTTCCGTATAGTTCATAATGCTTTCCTCCTAAAAAAATATGTTTTTCTCCCTATGTTTTTCTATAACTACTTCATTTGCCTTAATGATTTTCTACATCTTCCCTCCCTTATCTAGACATTTTAAGTTCTAATCCTAGGATTAATCCTGGTTCTAGGTTATATTTATAATGATAGCAGGGCTTTTCCGTAAATACTTGTACATTTTTCACATATATTAGCATTATTTTAAACTTTTTCAAAAAGGAGGTAATAATTATGAATGAGTGGCCTTCAAATACACTGGAAGAGCAAAAAGAACACGACAGTTCCCTTTTCCCTGTATCACTCCATGTCATGCAACATCATACTCTAGGTTGCATACTTCCACCTCATTGGCATGACAAACTGGAATTCATTTATGTAACAAAAGGAGAAATTCATTTTTCAATTAATAACGAATCCTTTTATGTCCATGCAGGTGACTGTCTTTTTATCAATTCTTGTCAGCTCCATGCTGGGTTTTCAAGAACCCCTCTTATCAATTACTGCTCCATTGTTTTTAGTTCCAAACTGTTAACAAATAGTCTTGATATTTGTCAAAACTTCTTTGAGAATATCACAAATCATAGATGTATTATGCAACAACATTTTCATTCTGACATACCTGCACATTATGAAATTATTGAACATATAAAAAGAATGATTACTGCACTAACTCATAAGAATCTAGCTTATGAACTAATTGTCAAAAGTGAACTATTAGTTATTTTTAGTATCCTCATACAAACTTCCCCTCAGCTCACTTCTTTAGATGCTAAGTTGCCTAATCATCAAACTAAAAACAATGAACGCTTAGAGCAAATTATTACCTATATTAGTTTGCATTATCACGAAAAAATTGCACTTACTGATATTAGTGAAGCTGTTCATGTAACACCTCAATATCTGTGCCGTTTTTTTAAAAATATGACTACCATGAGTTTGATCGACTATATTAATCACTATCGTATTGAACGTGCACGTAGCCTACTAGAAGAAAGTAGATTAAGTATTACTGATATTGCCTTGATGTGTGGCTTTGATAATATCAGTTACTTTAATCGTGTCTTTAAACAACATATTCATTGTACCCCTAGTAAGTCACGATTAAATAAAAAATAAGATCAAGATGATACTTGATCCTACCCATAAATAATGATTTAATTTTAGGAGTATTGTCTTTAGCCTAATAGATGCTCCAATCTTCTTCCTGAGTTAGAAATACTCCTCTCTCTCCCCCCACGTATTTTAAAATAAAACCTAGTATCCTCGCTGCCATTCATTTGTTTCAGCGTTTTTTTCTAAAACTAGTTTATACCCCTGATTTCCACTGTAGAAATAAACATACTGGCATAAAGGGTCTACATCGATCTCAAACTTGTCTTTAGCGCCAATACTGCTATTCAAACCAAATGTGGAGTAAAAAGTAATATAGAGCGTATCGCCATCTTGTTTCGCTTTATAAGTCCGTATATATCCCATACTGCTTGCTACACCAACATAAAGTGTCATTTTTCTTCCATCCTCGGATATGGAACACTCTTTTCTAAGCATTACATCCCCTCTTTTTCCACCTGTTGCCAAGATACAGCTCACCAATAGCGCAATTATAATAAATATAATTATAAGTTTCTTTTTCATTTTCTAGTCTCCCTCCTATTCAAACCCTATTTTTTATTATGCTGACTTTTCATCATTCAACCACTCCTACGTTAGAGCTAAGCAACTTTTCCTTGCTCTTAGAAATTGATTCTATTTTTGCCTACCCTGTATGGTGTTTTATACCTCTTCTTATTTACTCATCCATATCATGTGTATTTCTGTTTCTCCAGTATATTCATCTATTGACCTATTAATAGGTCTAAAACCTTGCCTTTTATAAAATGCTATAGCTTATGTATTCTTCTCATATTTTGCCCTCTTATCACTTGAGCTATTTTCTATATTTCCGATTTCTTCAACCCCTGACTGTTTGTACCATTGTGTATCCTTTAAAATTAGATTTCTATAACGTTTTCTTCCCACCGTATATTTCCCATACTCTATAGCTTCCTTAGGACATTCATGAATACATCTAAAACACATAAGACAATTGTGTTGCCAAACGATCTTTCCCTCTTCATACTTAATATTGTGATTAGGACAAATATGTGTACACTTCTTACAACTAATACACCTCGAGCTAGTCCAGAAGTTACTATCTTTATTACTTAAGTCCTTCATAGCCTTAGAATAAACTAGTCTATACATAACACGTCCAAACCCTGGTTCTTTTATTTCAAATCGATTTTCTCTGTCTTCCTTAATCTCTTTGACTATTTGTAAAACCTTTTTCTCCATATGCTTCAATAACTGCTCTTGTTTTCTTTCATCTTGAACCTTAAATTCTGCAATATATGTTCTGGGCATCATCACTAAATAGCCGCCTGCCAGCTGCATCTGTCTTTGCTTCAGTATCTTCTTAACTTGCCACAAAGCTTCACCTGGAACACCTCCACAAGTACAAACTGCGTAGACCTTTACCTTATTGTTTGTTTCTATCTTATTAATAAACGCTAAGACAACTGGAGGTATTCCATACATATGTACTGGGAAGACAATGATTATTCTCTGATAAGCTAAATATTCCCCTTTATATTCTAATAAATTGTATATATTATTACTATCTAACTGCTGTGAAATCCCTCTAGCTACTAAATAACTATTTCCCGTTCCGCTATAATAAAACACACCATATGACTTTATATTCCCCTTCATTTACCTCTCCCCCCCGACTACTCCTTGTCGTATTATTTAAGACATATCATAACGCAAGTAACGCCCCATACGGGAATAAATCGTTTGCTATAACTATGTCATGTCATTTTCCTTATGGCATAAAACTAACTATGATTTTGCTGATTATATAAATAGCGCTGCCTATATTTTAGCTCTGCATATTCTGTAATCTTTTTCATATAAATCGCATCATATGCCCCCCCTATTGCCCCTACAACTGGGACCCCTTGTAGAAACTTTATGTATAATAATTCTTTTGAAAGTAAATCTGCTGTTACTTTCATTTCACTTTTTACAGACTCTGATTCCATTAGCTTTTCTGTTTTCATATAGTGATTAATTCTATTATTAATTGCTTGTATTGATGTGCCATGGGAAACGGCTCCCTGGATCAAAAGCAAGATATAAAATTGTTCTTCTATAGCATCATAGGGATAACCATAACGTAATGCTATTTCATAAATACTTTTTAAAATCATTCCTGTAAAAACTGGAATGTCTGGAAGACCGATTCCCATTACTCCCATACCAATGCCCATCACACCCGATACTGCTAAATTCTTTATGCCAGATCGCCCTGCATTTTTCTCTATTACACGAATAGATTTTCTACTTTGACTCACTTGGGCAGCATACTGCTGAATCTTATGGTTCTGCTCAATAGTCTCTTTTCTATATGTTTTTTCAATTATCCCTGTCCCCTTTTCAAAAACTAAAGCAAATGCTTTATTAAAAGCAGCATTAAGTGTTTCCTCTACTTTCTTTGGTACTTTTGCTTCTAACTTTTGATTTAATAGAGATTCTTTTTTCTCAAACCTTTTTTCCAAAAACTTTTTCTCTTGCTTTAATGCTTTTTGCCATTCCCGTTCTAATGCTGATTTTTTCTGAAACAATTCCATAAGCAGCCCCTCTATTTCTTTTTCTTGTCTATATCAAAATAGTGTTAACACCTTATATTTTATATTACATGAATTTTATGTAAAAAGTATATTCTATTATATTTTTTACTATAACTGAATTACAGTCCACTATAAATATAGTGGACTGCACCATGAAGAAATCTCTCCTTATGAAGTAATTGCTTTCTGTCTTAATAATATATCTCCCGCATTTTAATTCTACTACTTCCTCAAAACTATTACTTCTTTGAATGGAATATCTATCTTGATGTTATTATTTCATCATCTAATAAGTTAGTGTATGATTCATTTTAACAAACCTCCAAGTCCCTCAACTTGATTATCTCTCATTACGAGGACTAGCCTATGGAGATAAATTGTTTTTGTATCATCTATCATTGTTCATGAAATTTGCATCTTTTTATGCTACTTAGCTCCCTTAAAACTATACCTTATTCCTGCTAGTTTTGGTTATTAATAGATAAACTATCAAGATACTCAAAGCTTTTTAGTTGTTCTTGATCTAAATCTTCTTTCTCAAATGCTATGGCATTCAGTTGAAGATTGTTATAGGTAGAATAATAATAAACTCCCTTTTCTAGCGCCATGCAGGAGGTATAAAGTGTAAATTCTTCTTTACTCTTTGGCTTAATCACTGCTCCACCTGGCATAGCTACATTATTAAGAATATGATAAAACTCAGCCAGGGTTGTCATCTCATTATCTAGATGCGTCGCATGACTTTTTAGATAAGCTACTCTTACAAATCTAGCAGGCGGATAAAAATCACCGGGTATACCCACTAAACCAAGTCCACAGGAATCCGGATTCAATTCTTGTTTATACCATGTTGTTCCCTCTACCCACTTGGAAGAAAGATGAATATATTGTTTTAAATTATCAATATGCCAATCAAAAGTGGGGGGATTAGTGAGTACCCCTATTTTATTTTCAAAAACACAGAATTTCTCTTTTGTCTGTTCAATAACAATACACTGATCTTGCTTATCATATACAATCCAATGAAGTGTTGAAAGTGCTACATCTGGAGCAAATGGTATATTAACCAGATTCACCTGTGAAACAGCTGCTTTTACCTCTTCTACTGTCTCAAAGTTACTTAAGATCCAAAGAATAAAATCGTAGGGTCCTATATTGATCTTGTCAGGGTATGGCTCAGGACTATG
Coding sequences:
- a CDS encoding AraC family transcriptional regulator translates to MNEWPSNTLEEQKEHDSSLFPVSLHVMQHHTLGCILPPHWHDKLEFIYVTKGEIHFSINNESFYVHAGDCLFINSCQLHAGFSRTPLINYCSIVFSSKLLTNSLDICQNFFENITNHRCIMQQHFHSDIPAHYEIIEHIKRMITALTHKNLAYELIVKSELLVIFSILIQTSPQLTSLDAKLPNHQTKNNERLEQIITYISLHYHEKIALTDISEAVHVTPQYLCRFFKNMTTMSLIDYINHYRIERARSLLEESRLSITDIALMCGFDNISYFNRVFKQHIHCTPSKSRLNKK
- the bsh gene encoding choloylglycine hydrolase — protein: MCTALTLKSKDGFHFFGRNMDLEYSFNQSVILVPRKYQWENVISKKILPIKYAILGMGVIINDHPLLADGLNEKGLACAGLNFPHYCYHSPEPYPDKINIGPYDFILWILSNFETVEEVKAAVSQVNLVNIPFAPDVALSTLHWIVYDKQDQCIVIEQTKEKFCVFENKIGVLTNPPTFDWHIDNLKQYIHLSSKWVEGTTWYKQELNPDSCGLGLVGIPGDFYPPARFVRVAYLKSHATHLDNEMTTLAEFYHILNNVAMPGGAVIKPKSKEEFTLYTSCMALEKGVYYYSTYNNLQLNAIAFEKEDLDQEQLKSFEYLDSLSINNQN
- a CDS encoding EcsC family protein — translated: MELFQKKSALEREWQKALKQEKKFLEKRFEKKESLLNQKLEAKVPKKVEETLNAAFNKAFALVFEKGTGIIEKTYRKETIEQNHKIQQYAAQVSQSRKSIRVIEKNAGRSGIKNLAVSGVMGIGMGVMGIGLPDIPVFTGMILKSIYEIALRYGYPYDAIEEQFYILLLIQGAVSHGTSIQAINNRINHYMKTEKLMESESVKSEMKVTADLLSKELLYIKFLQGVPVVGAIGGAYDAIYMKKITEYAELKYRQRYLYNQQNHS
- a CDS encoding EFR1 family ferrodoxin (N-terminal region resembles flavodoxins. C-terminal ferrodoxin region binds two 4Fe-4S clusters.); the protein is MKGNIKSYGVFYYSGTGNSYLVARGISQQLDSNNIYNLLEYKGEYLAYQRIIIVFPVHMYGIPPVVLAFINKIETNNKVKVYAVCTCGGVPGEALWQVKKILKQRQMQLAGGYLVMMPRTYIAEFKVQDERKQEQLLKHMEKKVLQIVKEIKEDRENRFEIKEPGFGRVMYRLVYSKAMKDLSNKDSNFWTSSRCISCKKCTHICPNHNIKYEEGKIVWQHNCLMCFRCIHECPKEAIEYGKYTVGRKRYRNLILKDTQWYKQSGVEEIGNIENSSSDKRAKYEKNT
- a CDS encoding alpha/beta hydrolase-fold protein yields the protein MNYTEKMIKKPILSILKMYLVALLLCIALPQNTFAASTPVIPPTGYDSLRSNIPHGVINEITYYSTATNSMRKAKIYLPPGYSSNQKYSVLYLLHGIGGNENEWPYNGKPNLIADNLIADGKIKPSIIVFPNGNATGTGISDGWENFTKDLVNSLIPYIEKNYSVYTDREHRAISGLSMGGGQTYNIGFTNLDVFAYIGGYSAAPNTKATNVLFPDNGAKAKSSLKLLFISCGSTDSLKTFGDNIHNFCQSRQINHVYWTLQGRGHDWSVWSPSLWNNLQLLEEAGFTSGTSVDPGQPTEPEKPSLEAAKLADGWYYIKNINAQKYLQVQGNTGANGQNVEIAQGTGAASQKWYLTNKTEGYVTLKNGLGYMLDVCYGENKNGTNIQVYSANNMSAQDFKVVKTSTQNVYGVVTRASADTKGLDVANKAVTDGANVQQYEYYGASNQTWVFEACQAPGSENPTEPSQPTNPTDDVMAVKVVSDWNSGATVEFTIKNTTGKDLNGWTCTFTINRPIDSIWSAELANQSGKTYTITNPAWQPQLAAGESYTFGGNLGSGVSEVIITDVTIR
- a CDS encoding carbohydrate-binding domain-containing protein — protein: MNLKKFLYGLLSATLVVSSVTPVFAAETVTTTSSQTQISSEEVTISLSDTSILVNGESASTDNNDAVYTSHDIIYYEDKDTYDSGNAYGEGTAEDKHSSEEALKHTVVNITKPGTYRISGQLSYGQIFVNVGKDEADKVTLILDHVDINCSVAPAVFFYQVYECDADATVETATNQVDTSNAGARVIIADDSVNHVTGSYVARIYKDTTEQKKLHKYDGAFYSRMSMEIDGETKGNGVLNITSDNEGLDTELHLTINGGKINIQSSDDGINVNEDGISVFTMNDGYLNIYAGNGSEGDGIDSNGWNVINGGTVISLANPKSMDGGIDSDMGSTINGGTVIGAGNMYDPLEDDSKQLFMFLQLAEKTDQLLVVTDEKDNPVFAYDFPNDYTYISLSTPTLTEGTYHVYKGGTIKGTETDGFYTTITSYFEGTKLHHGGTSTNQNIGMMTPPQDGNGPSFSTNGTPPEIPDNTQMPNQGQSQPTPPEGIGNGERPTPPEGITNGEPPTLPEGMANGEPPAPPEGMANGGGFGGPQGMQSSSETENYDFVLSASNKGFTNVSSTTATGNTASTTPSSTTTNTVGTTSFSDVKGDSWYAQAVTFCKNKGLMGGTSSTTFSPSAPVTREMFATILYRLAGSPNVTTPTSFTDVKNESAYYYKSVSWANQSGITKGISSNAFGVGQSITVQDAVVMLERYGKGGDLTQVENVSSTSTSPATRAQIAALLMQYCNN